A stretch of DNA from Rhizobium sp. EC-SD404:
AGCGAACTTTCAAGAAATCTCAAAGAACCGCCACATAAGAGCAATCCTAAACCAAATCAAGGGCAACAGTCTCTCGCCGCCAGCGGCGCGCCGCCCTCGTTGGTGAGCGGGTTATAGTCCCCTCCCCGAGCAAACGTCAACACGCAATTTCAGAAAAATCCGCCTCTGCGCGAACTTTTTATGACGGGCAGCCGGAAACCCCAGCGTTTCCAGGACTCTTCAGCCCGCACCGCCAATGATGAGAAACATCGAGGTGTCTGCGGAGCCGCTGGTATGACTTGCAGGCCTGCCGCGTTTCGCCGGATCAGGTCCTATTTTAATAGCACCGGTGCTGAAACGGGATCGGAGACGCTCGTTCAGCGCTCAAGCCCACCCCCTTATAAAGCGCACATTAAGAAAGGGCATTTTCGTGTCCCTTATATAGATGGATAGGTGCGAAGGGCGGTCCACGCTCGACCCGAACGCGATCGCCGCCGCATCCTTGGCACAATCTTCGTAGATTAAGAGTGCTCTGTCCTGTTCGAACCAGGCATCCCGATTCGGCGGCCTCTCAAGCGGCATGGCTCGTCTCAAAGGTTTGACTTCATGCGTTCGAGAAGGCACAGAAGGTTCGATATCAGAAGAGACTTATGGAATGGCCCATCGTGTGGGCCATGGAGCGGGCACGATATCCGGGGATGAGGTCTATAAGACATTCGACGAGCCAGCTCGGCAACGAGCCGCCGCTGATGGCAGACGGGCGCCGCGCACCCGACCGTCGTGAAATATCATTGCGCTGGCTTTCCGGTACCTTCCTTACAGGTGTGACGTCGTGTGCGTTGATGGGGATCGCCCTTTTCGCTGCCGTCAACGGGCGCGAACAGCTGGCGTTGCCGGCGCAGGCCATGGCGCTTACCGCCGACGGCGCCGAGACGGCTCGTCGCGATGTCGCAAAGGGTGGCCGCATCGTCGCGTCGCTGGTGCCGTCGCGCCCGAAAGATCGCTCCATCATGGAAGTCTCTACGATGATCCGCGATGGGGATCGTGAGGTCATCCGACGCAAGCCGTTCGCGCATATCCAGGTGGCATTGGCAGCGAACCACCAGACCCAGGAAGACTATCCACCCTTCGATCCGCTCGCCATCTTCTCGACGGGTACGGCGGAAGACGCTCCCGAGACGTCCGATGCGAGCGTGATCTATGGCGCGCAGGTCGAATCGGAAGTCAGCCTGCGCACCCGCGACTTCCCATTGGGCGATACCGAGCTCGCCTATGGCGTCGGCATGACCGTCGACGAGGCGGAAGAGACGGTGCGCAGCAACGGATCGATCCTGACGGACGGCTCGATCCAGGTGGCCGCATTGCACTATGTCGATCCGCGCCGCTTTGCCACCGAGGGCCTCGATCTCGACTTCAGCGCCAGCCTCAATTCACGCGTCATCACCGAAAATGTCTCCGTCTCCGTTCAGGCGCCGTTCGACGCTTCGGCCGTCGAATATCTGGAGGATGTCATCGCGGTCGGCGAAGAGCGCGAAATCATCGAAGCCATGACGACGGCCGGCTATGACGACAGCCAGGCGACCATGGTTTCCGGCATTTTCGCCAATCTCGCCGCGTCCTCGCGGCTGAGAGAAGGCCATGTGCTCCGGCTCGGCATCGAACAGCGCGGCGAGCAGACACGCATCGTGCGCGCCAGCATCTATGACGGCACCGAGCATCAGTTGACGCTTGCCGAGAACGACCGCGGCTATTTCGTGCGCGCCGTGGAGCCGGCCAATTCCGAGATCGTCGCAGCCGCTCTCGATACGGATGCGGTGCCGATCCAGTCGGGCCGCGAACTTCCGAATGTCTATGACGGGCTCTACCGCGCAGCGCTTTCCTACGGAATGAATGCCGAGTTGACGTCGCAGATCGTCAGGCTGCTTGCGAGCGATATCGATTTCCAAGCGCGGCTACGCCCGACCGACCGGCTCGAGGCCTTCTTCTCGGTCGAGGACGAAAGCGGCGAAGCGGGAGAGGATTCCGAGCTTCTCTTCGTCAACGCGACTTTTGGCGATCGTTCGACGCGGTTCTACCGTTTCCGCAACCCGGAAGACCAGACGATCGACTATTACGACGAGGAAGGCCGCAGCGTTCGGCAGTTCCTGCTGCGCAATCCGGTCCCCAACGGTCGCTTCACGTCCTCCTACGGCATGCGCCGACACCCGATCCTCGGCTATAGCCGTATGCATGCCGGCGTCGATTGGGCCGCGCCGAGTGGCACGCCTATCCTCGCTTCCGGAAATGGCGTGGTTGAAAGTGCCGGTTGGCATTCAGGCGGCTTCGGCCGCCATACCGAGATCCGCCATGCGAATGGCTATGTCAGCACCTACTCGCACCAAAGTGCTATCGCGAAAGGCGTGGAAGCCGGTGCGCGTGTCACTCAAGGCCAGGTAATCGGCTATGTGGGATCGACCGGGCTTTCAACGGGCCCGCACCTGCATTACGAACTGGTCGTCAACGGCTCCAAAGTCGACCCGATGCGCGTGCGTCTTCCGGATGCAAAGTCGCTGGAAGGCGAGATGCTTGCCTCGTTCAATCAGGAACGCGAACGCATCGACCAGCTGATAGAGGCGGATGGGTCAGAATCCGAACTGGCCAGCCGCTGACACCAAGCGGTTCGCTAGCAGGCGAAGCCGACGATCTCTCTGACCGCCGGCTTCAGTTCGTAACAACAGTGATCTTTATTGAATCGGTGGCAAAGCGCCGGGCTGGACCGACGGCTGCAACGGCTGCGGTGCGGTAACCGATGGCTGTGCAACTGTGGCGTCGGCGACCGGCGCCGGTGCCATCGAGGCAGGTGTTTCCGTCTCCGAAAGCAGCATCGGCTGATCGTCGACGAACTCCACCACCACGCCCTGCTCCACCATTCCGGCGAGTTCCCGCGCATCCCAATTTGTCAGGCGGATGCAGCCATTGCTTTCCGTTTTGCCGATTGAGGACGGCTCGGGTGTTCCATGAATCCCATAGGTCGGCTTCGAGAGTGCGATCCATACGGTTCCGACGGGTCCGTTCGGACCCGGCGGAATGGTCAACACCTGATCATTTTCGCCCTGCTTGAAGTTGATGCGCGGATTATAGGTGTAGTTTGGATCAATCGCGATCCGCTCCACCGTGTGGGTGCCGGATGGAGATGGAGTTGCCTGCGATCCGATTGTCGCCGGATACGCCGCGACCAGGCCGCCGCTCGCATCATAGGCAAACACCTGCTTCAAGTTCTTGTCGGCCACGATACGTGTGACCTTTTCCTTCAGATTGCTGCCCGTCTCCATGACCTTGATCACGGTACCAGGAAGCGAGAAATCAGCATTCGGATTGATCGCGCGCAGATAGCCCTCGTCCATGTGAAACCGTTCGGCCAGCATTTCGGCCGGCGAAGTGAACGACATATTGTCCAGAAGCGCCTTTTCCGAATAATCCGTGGGCACCGAGGCAATGAACGGGCCAGCCACATCTTCCTCGGTGATCGCGTATTGCTTGATCGGCAGGCCGCCGGTCGAAACGAGGCGGTTCATGATGGCATCGGTATCGTTCGGGTCGATCCGCTCGCCGGTGGATTGCTCGTAAGCGGCAAG
This window harbors:
- a CDS encoding M23 family metallopeptidase, coding for MRSIRHSTSQLGNEPPLMADGRRAPDRREISLRWLSGTFLTGVTSCALMGIALFAAVNGREQLALPAQAMALTADGAETARRDVAKGGRIVASLVPSRPKDRSIMEVSTMIRDGDREVIRRKPFAHIQVALAANHQTQEDYPPFDPLAIFSTGTAEDAPETSDASVIYGAQVESEVSLRTRDFPLGDTELAYGVGMTVDEAEETVRSNGSILTDGSIQVAALHYVDPRRFATEGLDLDFSASLNSRVITENVSVSVQAPFDASAVEYLEDVIAVGEEREIIEAMTTAGYDDSQATMVSGIFANLAASSRLREGHVLRLGIEQRGEQTRIVRASIYDGTEHQLTLAENDRGYFVRAVEPANSEIVAAALDTDAVPIQSGRELPNVYDGLYRAALSYGMNAELTSQIVRLLASDIDFQARLRPTDRLEAFFSVEDESGEAGEDSELLFVNATFGDRSTRFYRFRNPEDQTIDYYDEEGRSVRQFLLRNPVPNGRFTSSYGMRRHPILGYSRMHAGVDWAAPSGTPILASGNGVVESAGWHSGGFGRHTEIRHANGYVSTYSHQSAIAKGVEAGARVTQGQVIGYVGSTGLSTGPHLHYELVVNGSKVDPMRVRLPDAKSLEGEMLASFNQERERIDQLIEADGSESELASR
- a CDS encoding L,D-transpeptidase → MSKLVSSCVATALMLSAAPVAAQYYDPYGQPALPELREYIDNAGNRVFLNEYGEVVSIVPPADRAPVTGSIPQDYNGGSYNGGQPVLEGRVDPYRDPYGYDNGAYQPYPGQDPGQYYPPQPDYGAVDRQPIQPSNPGFQNSGPQPYTPPAGTNGTVAATPTPSRAGSPEVAALQVYLDRSGFSPGVIDGQIGSNVRKALAAYEQSTGERIDPNDTDAIMNRLVSTGGLPIKQYAITEEDVAGPFIASVPTDYSEKALLDNMSFTSPAEMLAERFHMDEGYLRAINPNADFSLPGTVIKVMETGSNLKEKVTRIVADKNLKQVFAYDASGGLVAAYPATIGSQATPSPSGTHTVERIAIDPNYTYNPRINFKQGENDQVLTIPPGPNGPVGTVWIALSKPTYGIHGTPEPSSIGKTESNGCIRLTNWDARELAGMVEQGVVVEFVDDQPMLLSETETPASMAPAPVADATVAQPSVTAPQPLQPSVQPGALPPIQ